The Suncus etruscus isolate mSunEtr1 chromosome 7, mSunEtr1.pri.cur, whole genome shotgun sequence genome includes a window with the following:
- the SFT2D2 gene encoding vesicle transport protein SFT2B: MDKLKKVLSGQDTEDRGALSEVIDASTLSWSTRIKGFAICFVLGILCSLLGTLFLWLPRKGLTLFAVFYTFGNMASICSTVFLMGPLKQLKRMFEPTRLIATIMVLLCFALTLCSAFWWHNKGLALIFCILQSLALTWYSLSFIPFARDAVKKCFAACLE, encoded by the exons ATGGACAAGCTCAAGAAGGTGCTGAGCGGGCAGGACACGGAGGACCGCGGCGCCTTGTCCGAG GTCATCGATGCATCCACCCTGAGCTGGAGCACCCGGATTAAGGGCTTTGCCATCTGCTTTGTGCTGGGGATCCTCTGTTCCCTGCTG GGGACTCTGTTCCTCTGGCTGCCCCGAAAGGGCCTCACACTCTTTGCTGTATTCTACACCTTTGGCAACATGGCGTCCATCTGCAG CACCGTCTTCCTCATGGGGCCCTTGAAACAGCTAAAGCGAATGTTCGAGCCCACACGCTTGATCGCCACCATCATGGTGCTG CTGTGCTTCGCGCTCACACTGTGTTCGGCTTTCTGG TGGCACAACAAGGGGCTGGCACTCATCTTCTGCATCCTCCAGTCACTGGCGCTGACATG GTATAGCCTGTCCTTCATCCCCTTTGCCAG GGACGCTGTGAAGAAATGCTTTGCAGCCTGCCTCGAGTGA